A DNA window from Daucus carota subsp. sativus chromosome 3, DH1 v3.0, whole genome shotgun sequence contains the following coding sequences:
- the LOC108210509 gene encoding probable apyrase 7, with translation MAFGRLEEILSAAASRLSVGRPSTVQHVSPGVSPVNDSGHGVGFSRSGRNNLLRRTSSLQDFSTDSQVDPEEGTMNIGTEGRSTQEQSLLAQRVSGGASFSKKKASTGSPCMRKKWVQVILVFLCLVLFAFLVFTLQYIYSKWSKGSPEFYVILDCGSTGTRVYVYKASANHNRYVGGLPILLSSLPEGLISTKDSQIGRAYNRIETDPGFDKLVHNVSGLTGAIKPLLQWAEKQIPINAHKSTSLFLYATAGLRRLPSSDSDWLLNNAWLIMKNSSFLCQREWIKIISGMDEAFYGWIALNYHLSVLGTMPKKETYGALDLGGSSLQVTFENNKNIHNDTSLQLNIGPVNHHLSAYSLSGYGLNDAFDKSVFYIFKRLPHITKADMASGNIVIEHPCLHSGYKEQYACSHCTSLYEDDGSPLNGEGKMGKGGRPGISVQLIGAPNWGQCNLLAHAAVNISEWSGNTPAINCKMNPCALPDNVPHPNGHFYGMSGFYVVYKFFQLTSDSTLDDVLEKGQEFCAKTWNVAKNSVAPQPFIEQYCFRAPYIVFLLREGLHITDSNVTIGSGSITWTLGVALLEAGKAYTTKLEHRTYNIYWLKISPTVLLVILSASLVLLVCALLYVGNCTSKLLHRQYLPLSRHNSTSNTSVLNIPSPFRFKRWSPMQSGEGRVKLPLSPAVTSWHKPFGSVDFNSGVELNDSSMHPSSSSVVHSYSAGSLGQMQQNDSSSIGSSWSSQRSQMHLQSRRSQSREDLSASVAELHLTKT, from the exons ATGGCGTTCGGTCGACTTGAAGAAATCCTGTCTGCTGCTGCTAGTCGTTTATCAGTTGGAAGGCCTTCTACCGTTCAACATGTGTCACCTGGAGTGTCTCCAGTCAATGATTCTGGGCATGGTGTTGGCTTTTCCAGATCTGGgagaaataatttattaagacgaACGTCATCTCTGCAAGATTTCTCTACTGATAGCCAAGTGGATCCTGAAGAAGGAACTATGAACATCGGAACAGAAGGGAGGTCTACCCAAGAACAATCTCTTTTGGCACAAAGAGTAAGTGGTGGGGCCAGCTTTTCAAAGAAAAAGGCATCAACAGGAAGCCCATGTATGAGAAAGAAATGGGTGCAAGTAATTTTGGTTTTTCTCTGCTTAGTGTTGTTTGCATTCCTTGTATTTACATTACAATACATTTATTCTAAATGGTCTAAGGGGTCACCTGAGTTCTACGTTATTCTTGATTGTGGTAGCACTGGGACCCGGGTTTATGTGTACAAAGCATCTGCTAATCACAATAGATATGTTGGTGGCCTGCCAATTCTGCTAAGCTCTTTACCTGAAGGCCTTATAAGCACAAAGGATTCCCAGATTGGGCGGGCTTACAATCGGATAGAGACCGATCCTGGATTTGATAAATTGGTGCATAATGTTTCAGGTTTGACAGGAGCAATAAAACCGCTACTCCAATGGGCAGAGAAGCAGATCCCCATCAATGCACATAAGTCTACTTCTCTGTTCCTTTATGCTACAGCCGGTCTTCGCAGACTGCCAAGTTCAGACTCAGACTGGCTTCTTAACAACGCCTggttaattatgaaaaattcgTCATTCCTCTGTCAGAGAGAGTGGATAAAGATTATCAGTGGCATGGATGAAGCATTTTATGGATGGATAGCTCTAAACTATCACCTCAGTGTGTTGGGAACTATGCCCAAAAAGGAAACTTATGGTGCTCTTGACTTAGGTGGCTCCTCATTGCAGGTTACATTTGAGAACAACAAAAACATTCATAATGACACTAGCTTACAGCTAAACATTGGTCCTGTCAATCATCATCTGAGTGCCTATTCTCTATCAGGCTATGGTCTGAATGATGCTTTTGACAAGtctgttttttatatttttaaaagactTCCACATATTACCAAAGCAGATATGGCAAGTGGGAATATTGTGATTGAACACCCTTGCCTGCATTCTGGGTACAAGGAGCAGTATGCTTGTTCTCATTGTACTTCTTTGTACGAGGATGATGGGAGTCCTTTGAATGGGGAGGGCAAAATGGGAAAAGGAGGTAGACCAGGAATTTCAGTTCAGCTTATCGGCGCTCCAAATTGGGGGCAATGCAATTTACTTGCACATGCTGCAGTCAACATCTCTGAGTGGTCTGGCAATACTCCAGCTATTAATTGTAAAATGAATCCTTGTGCCCTTCCAGATAATGTTCCTCATCCCAATGGACATTTTTATGGGATGTCTGGCTTCTATGTGGTTTATAAGTTTTTTCAACTGACTTCtgattctacacttgatgatgtGTTGGAGAAGGGTCAGGAATTTTGTGCAAAGACTTGGAATGTCGCAAAGAATAGTGTTGCGCCTCAGCCATTTATTGAACAATATTGCTTCAGAGCACCTTACATTGTGTTCCTGTTGAGAGAAGGTTTGCACATAACAGATAGCAATGTAACTATTGGTTCTGGAAGTATAACCTGGACGCTTGGTGTTGCCTTATTAGAAGCTGGAAAAGCCTATACAACCAAGCTGGAACATCGCACCTATAATATTTACTGGTTGAAGATCAGCCCAACTGTCCTCTTGGTCATTCTATCTGCTTCATTGGTTCTCCTAGTTTGTGCACTACTGTACGTAGGGAATTGCACATCAAAACTTTTACATCGGCAATATCTTCCACTATCTAGGCATAACAGTACCTCAAACACTTCTGTTCTTAATATCCCATCCCCTTTCCGGTTCAAGCGATGGAGCCCTATGCAATCAG GGGAAGGAAGGGTCAAGTTGCCATTAAGTCCAGCTGTAACTTCATGGCATAAACCATTTGGCTCTGTTGATTTTAATAGTGGCGTTGAGCTCAACGATTCCTCCATGCATCCATCGTCAAGCAGTGTTGTTCATAGTTATTCTGCAGGTAGCTTGGGTCAGATGCAGCAAAATGACAGTAGCAGCATAGGTTCTTCCTGGTCCTCACAGAGAAGTCAGATGCATCTTCAAAGTAGGAGGTCCCAATCTCGAGAAGACTTAAGTGCTTCAGTGGCTGAGTTGCACTTGACGAAgacataa
- the LOC108210628 gene encoding peptide-N4-(N-acetyl-beta-glucosaminyl)asparagine amidase A, producing the protein MPYPHSSPLLLHFFSLLFTLPLTLHSHPSFETHLRHTPTTTTPFFEPTRPLPFHAPPSCTHLALSHNFSNTINKPPISVPYSPPPNCTNWSHIVLDFRVASKGDQYDRIAAVWLGGVEILRTSTAEPNEEGIFWNVRKDVSRYISAFMVANATLTVMLENIVNDVYTGVYNVNVSFLYYNVDHRVRLGDNVRINRKLGVLGGGGIVGIGKGKRSYNVYEKAADLIIPISGGVEKGYWFRIESESDVHYKEVVVPLNCYRAVVEVYVSFHGDDEFWYSNPPDEYIEKNGLVTGRGHGAYREVFVSIDGRFVGSVVPFPVIFTGGINPLFWEPIVGIGAFDLPSYDIDLSPFLGMLLDGKPHSIGLGVGDSISYWLVDANLHLWIDHGVDEVQAKVLDYRYPTLKIERKSEFNLLDGKFKVEAKRKSQFVGWVNSTLGNITTSVSQEFKFKNSIKFTNNGSDKVVEQKIKTTAEVEIKSDQDVLISHATVKREYPLDIEITNMTGSGNDTYIMVTSVVHELNEKSGLKEKNFNVFGGFSSHLQNKQNSSGWMEVKDHSVLSGEAATDQFYTYKDEFGCYSRISKAADGRLVSDNSSFSCASSY; encoded by the coding sequence ATGCCTTACCCTCACTCCTCACCTCTACTCCTCCACTTCTTCTCACTCCTCTTCACTCTACCCCTCACCCTCCACTCCCACCCCTCCTTCGAAACCCACCTCCGCCACACCCCCACCACAACCACCCCCTTCTTCGAGCCCACGCGCCCCCTCCCCTTCCACGCGCCGCCCTCTTGCACCCACCTAGCCCTCAGCCAcaacttctccaacacaatcaATAAACCCCCTATCTCAGTCCCTTACTCCCCTCCCCCCAATTGCACTAACTGGTCCCACATTGTCCTAGATTTTCGCGTCGCTTCGAAAGGCGATCAGTATGATCGCATTGCGGCGGTTTGGCTCGGCGGCGTGGAGATTCTGCGGACCAGCACGGCGGAGCCGAATGAAGAGGGGATTTTCTGGAATGTTCGAAAGGATGTTAGTAGGTACATCTCGGCTTTTATGGTTGCGAATGCTACATTAACTGTGATGCTTGAGAATATTGTCAATGATGTTTATACTGGCGTTTATAATGTGAATGTTAGTTTTTTGTATTATAATGTCGATCATAGGGTGCGGTTAGGGGATAATGtcaggattaatcggaaattagGGGTTTTAGGGGGAGGGGGTATTGTGGGGATTGGGAAAGGGAAGAGGAGTTATAATGTGTATGAGAAGGCGGCGGATTTGATAATTCCGATATCGGGGGGTGTGGAGAAGGGGTATTGGTTTAGGATTGAGAGTGAGAGTGATGTGCATTATAAGGAGGTTGTGGTGCCTTTGAATTGTTATAGAGCGGTGGTTGAGGTTTATGTGTCGTTTCATGGTGATGATGAGTTTTGGTACTCGAATCCGCCTGATGAGTATATTGAGAAGAATGGTTTGGTGACGGGGCGTGGTCATGGAGCGTATAGGGAGGTTTTTGTCAGTATTGATGGGAGATTTGTGGGATCGGTTGTTCCTTTTCCTGTGATATTTACGGGTGGGATTAATCCATTGTTCTGGGAACCGATTGTTGGGATTGGAGCGTTTGATCTTCCTTCTTATGATATTGATTTGTCACCCTTTTTGGGAATGCTTTTGGATGGTAAGCCTCATAGTATCGGGCTTGGAGTGGGTGATAGTATTTCATATTGGCTTGTAGATGCAAATTTGCACTTGTGGATAGATCATGGTGTGGATGAGGTTCAAGCTAAAGTTCTAGATTACAGGTATCCGACTCTTAAGATTGAAAGGAAGTCTGAGTTTAATTTACTTGATGGAAAATTTAAGGTAGAAGCTAAGAGGAAAAGTCAATTTGTTGGGTGGGTGAATTCAACCCTAGGGAATATAACGACCAGTGTTTCTCAAGAGTTCAAGttcaaaaactcgataaaatttACGAACAATGGTAGTGATAAAGTGGTTGAACAGAAAATTAAGACAACTGCTGAAGTAGAAATAAAATCTGACCAGGATGTGTTGATTAGCCATGCAACTGTGAAGAGGGAATATCCTCTGGATATTGAAATTACAAACATGACAGGTTCAGGGAATGATACGTATATAATGGTTACAAGTGTTGTCCATGAGTTGAATGAGAAAAGTGGATTGAAAGAGAagaattttaatgtttttggAGGCTTCTCTAGCCATCTACAAAACAAACAGAATTCCAGTGGGTGGATGGAGGTTAAGGATCACTCTGTTCTTTCTGGAGAAGCGGCAACTGATCAATTTTATACTTACAAAGACGAGTTTGGCTGCTACTCTCGGATCTCTAAGGCTGCGGATGGAAGGTTGGTGTCGGATAATTCTAGCTTCTCTTGTGCATCTTCATACTAG
- the LOC108210743 gene encoding uncharacterized protein LOC108210743 — MSLVFLILLLCSALPAHLAFDVRHHLATVTRYDVVKDIVDKSFTPSNIPDQCSPIHLNLLARHGTRAPTKKKLRSLEALSLRLETLLQAAKEQKRSLQKIPSWIDGWKSPWKGKVKGGELISEGETELYNLGIRIRESFAELFSDDYHPDVYTIKATQIPRASASAVAFGMGLFSGIGNLGPGRHRAFAISSESRASDTMLRFHDCCQNYKSFRKSREPGVDKLKRPVLDEVTNSLVLRYGLNFTRHDTSSLWFLCKQEASLLSKPDQACAMFSPSEVALLEWTDDLESFILKGYGNALNYRMGVPLLEDVVQSMEQAIKSKEEKQAPGSYEKARLRFAHAETLLPFSCLIGLFLEGSEFEQIRQEQALQLPLKPPHSRKWRGSIVAPFGGNNMLVLYSCPANNSSKYLVQVLHNEHPVPLPGCDNSNICPFEVFKERIVAPHLKHDYNQVCNALSEEASEQNFLFFKLKQMFSWLFSPKNSGKQNHNVEL, encoded by the exons ATGTCGTTAGTATTTCTCATTCTGTTACTATGTAGTGCACTGCCGGCTCACCTAGCCTTTGATGTTCGCCATCATCTCGCTACTGTAACTAG GTACGACGTTGTCAAAGATATTGTAGACAAGTCATTTACGCCGTCTAATATTCCCGATCAGTGTTCTCCAATTCATCTGAATTTGCTG GCACGGCATGGAACCCGAGCACCTACGAAGAAAAAGTTGAGATCATTGGAAGCTTTATCTCTTCGATTGGAAACTCTTCTACAAGCTGCAAAAGAACAGAAACGATCATTGCAGAAAATTCCATCCTGGATTGATGGTTGGAAATCACCCTGGAAGGGCAAGGTCAAGGGTGGAGAATTGATTAGTGAAGGAGAAACTGAACTTTATAATCTCGGGATCAGAATTAGAGAAAGCTTCGCTGAGCTTTTTAGTGATGATTATCACCCAGATGTATACACAATTAAGGCAACTCAG ATCCCTCGAGCGTCAGCTAGTGCCGTGGCATTTGGCATGGGACTTTTTAGCGGGATAGGAAACCTTGGACCAGGACGTCATCGAGCTTTTGCAATTAGCAGTGAGAGTCGTGCAAGTGATACAATGTTGAGATTTCACGATTGTTGTCAGAACTATAAG TCTTTCAGAAAAAGTAGGGAACCTGGTGTTGATAAGCTTAAGAGGCCTGTCTTGGATGAGGTTACCAATTCGTTAGTGCTGCGGTACGGGCTAAATTTTACAAGGCATGATACTTCTTCTCTCTGGTTTCTTTGCAAGCAG GAGGCATCTCTTCTTAGCAAACCTGATCAAGCTTGTGCCATGTTTAGTCCTTCCGAG GTTGCTTTATTGGAGTGGACAGACGATCTGGAGTCGTTCATATTGAAAGGTTATGGTAATGCACTGAATTACAGAATGGGAGTGCCTTTACTTGAAGACGTCGTTCAATCCATGGAGCAGGCCATTAAATCTAAAGAAG AAAAACAAGCTCCGGGGAGCTATGAAAAAGCTAGGCTTCGGTTTGCTCATGCAGAGACATTGCTGCCTTTCTCATGTTTAATAGGCCTTTTTCTGGAAGGATCTG AATTTGAACAAATTCGTCAAGAACAAGCCTTGCAACTCCCTCTAAAACCTCCTCACTCGAGAAAGTGGAGAGGCAGCATAGTTGCACCCTTTGGTGGAAATAATATGCTAGTTTTGTATAGTTGTCCAGCTAACAACTCGAGCAAATACTTGGTGCAAGTACTGCACAACGAACATCCTGTTCCTCTGCCT GGCTGTGATAATTCTAATATTTGTCCATTTGAAGTTTTCAAG GAAAGAATAGTTGCTCCCCATCTGAAGCATGATTACAATCAAGTCTGCAATGCACTATCTGAAGAAGCTTCAGAGCAAAATTTTCTGTTCTTTAAGCTGAAACAGATGTTCAGTTGGCTATTCTCTCCGAAGAATAGTGGTAAACAGAACCACAATGTTGAGCTATAG
- the LOC108211574 gene encoding probable methyltransferase PMT23: MEILVDGVLKARKFPFIFSFFILLLFLLVSFLFLSNSQTQIPVSFDLAAPQSSIITESASLSPEAPLISSAPEVALPLPPPSFHKTDKGVPENATTKVADLKWSKCIGPVAVDYIPCLDNYKLMKTLKGKRKIERKERHCPQPSPRCLVPLPQGYKIPVLWPESRDRVWFNNVPHPKLVEFKKDQRWVQKDGDYLVFPGGGTQFKDGVSHYVDYIEKSLPAIGWGKLRRVVLDVGCGVASFGGYMLDRGVITMSFAPKDEHEAQIQFALERGIPATLAFIGTQRLTFPDNAFDLIHCSRCRVHWHGNGGKPLLELNRILRPGGYFLWSATPVYEGDEKHKNVWDAMVALTESICWKVVAKAFYESGIGVVIYQKPVTSSCYQRRKENKPPMCDQNRWSSISWYAPLDDCISPLPEPRQGDTYRWPVPWPERLNSKPVSLSSETDAEMYYDDTKRWSELVAGVYRQEFPINWSSVRNVMDMNAGYGGFAAALIDLPLWVMNVIPVHEPDTLPVIFDRGLIGIYHDWCESLSTYPRSYDLLHASSLFENLRLRCEITDVAIEMDRILRPGGFLLVKDTMAVTNKLTPILRSLHWSITLQREQFLIATKGFWRPQ, encoded by the exons ATGGAAATCTTGGTAGATGGTGTTCTAAAAGCAAGGAAATTCCCCTTCATTTTTTCCTTCTTCATTCTCCTACTATTCCTCCTTGTCTCCTTTTTATTCTTGTCCAATTCTCAGACTCAGATCCCTGTCAGTTTCGATCTTGCAGCGCCTCAATCTTCGATTATTACAGAATCCGCTTCTCTGTCGCCAGAGGCTCCTTTGATTTCATCAGCACCAGAGGTGGCTCTGCCTCTGCCTCCGCCTTCTTTTCATAAAACTGATAAAGGTGTTCCGGAAAATGCTACTACTAAGGTGGCTGATCTGAAATGGAGCAAATGCATAGGTCCCGTGGCAGTTGATTATATACCTTGCCTGGACAACTATAAGCTCATGAAGACATTAAAAGGCAAAAGAAAAATAGAGCGCAAGGAAAGACATTGTCCTCAGCCCAGTCCTCGGTGTTTGGTTCCTCTTCCCCAAGGATACAAAATTCCAGTTTTGTGGCCCGAGAGTAGGGATCGG GTCTGGTTTAACAATGTTCCCCACCCTAAGCTTGTTGAGTTTAAGAAGGATCAGCGCTGGGTACAAAAAGATGGCGATTATCTCGTTTTTCCTGGAGGTGGCACCCAATTTAAAGATGGCGTTTCACACTACGTCGATTATATAGAAAAG AGTTTACCTGCGATTGGATGGGGAAAACTTAGGAGAGTTGTACTAGATGTCGGTTGTGGTGTTGCCAGCTTCGGCGGCTATATGCTAGACAGAGGGGTCATTACAATGTCATTCGCTCCAAAAGATGAACACGAGGCTCAAATACAGTTTGCTCTAGAAAGGGGAATCCCTGCTACTCTTGCATTCATTGGAACACAGAGGCTTACATTTCCAGATAATGCCTTTGATTTGATTCACTGTTCTCGCTGCAGAGTTCACTGGCATGGCAATG GTGGAAAACCTTTATTGGAACTCAACAGGATTCTAAGACCCGGAGGATATTTTTTATGGTCTGCTACACCAGTCTATGAGGGTGATGAAAAACATAAGAATGTCTGGGATG CTATGGTAGCTCTGACAGAATCAATTTGCTGGAAGGTAGTGGCCAAGGCATTCTATGAGAGTGGGATTGGAGTAGTTATATATCAGAAGCCTGTTACATCTTCCTGCTACCAAagacgaaaagaaaataaaccgCCTATGTGTGATCAAAACAGGTGGAGCAGCATCTCATG GTATGCACCTCTTGATGATTGTATTTCCCCACTTCCAGAGCCAAGACAGGGTGACACATACAGATGGCCAGTGCCATGGCCTGAAAGACTTAACAGCAAACCAGTAAGCCTGTCAAGTGAAACAGATGCTGAAATGTATTATGATGACACGAAACGTTGGTCAGAGCTAGTGGCTGGTGTGTATCGCCAAGAATTTCCTATAAACTGGTCTAGTGTGAGGAATGTAATGGACATGAATGCTGGCTACGGAGG ATTTGCTGCTGCACTCATTGATCTACCTCTATGGGTAATGAATGTGATACCTGTTCATGAGCCAGACACTTTACCTGTGATTTTTGATAGAGGACTCATTGGAATATATCATGACTGGTGCGAGTCACTAAGTACATATCCACGAAGTTATGACCTGTTGCATGCTAGTTCACTCTTTGAAAATTTAAGGCTAAG ATGTGAAATAACAGACGTAGCAATTGAGATGGATCGCATATTGAGGCCAGGTGGATTTCTCCTAGTAAAAGACACCATGGCAGTGACTAACAAGCTTACTCCAATTTTGCGTTCACTTCACTGGTCAATAACTTTGCAACGTGAGCAATTCCTTATTGCCACTAAAGGGTTTTGGCGGCCACAATGA